A window from Toxoplasma gondii ME49 chromosome IX, whole genome shotgun sequence encodes these proteins:
- a CDS encoding hypothetical protein (encoded by transcript TGME49_265100): protein MNETCQDGGRVPKNMFNTGSMNGGIAEGAWDDHEIRHYQKLSSKKLYQQALEEQIREKEARREKEKQERLKEQAEERRLLDEAFQQEKRTMRLGRRPAKSFEEDVVSQYGSETPQTPHSEQFPGNRTTGKKP, encoded by the coding sequence ATGAATGAAACTTGCCAAGATGGAGGACGCGTTCCAAAAAATATGTTCAACACTGGCAGCATGAATGGAGGCATCGCGGAAGGCGCGTGGGACGATCATGAAATTAGGCACTACCAGAAGCTAAGTAGCAAGAAACTTTATCAACAAGCTCTAGAGGAACAGATTCGGGAAAAGgaggcgcggagagaaaaggaaaaacaggagaGGCTGAAAGAGCAGGCGGAAGAACGCCGGCTGTTGGATGAGGCATTTCAACAGGAAAAGCGGACCATGCGGCTGGGACGACGGCCAGCCAAATCGTTTGAGGAGGACGTCGTAAGTCAGTATGGATCGGAAACACCACAGACACCCCACAGTGAGCAGTTTCCTGGCAATCGCACCACGGGAAAGAAACCCtag